In Aythya fuligula isolate bAytFul2 chromosome 6, bAytFul2.pri, whole genome shotgun sequence, the following are encoded in one genomic region:
- the ABCB6 gene encoding ATP-binding cassette sub-family B member 6, mitochondrial, whose translation MALLWGYCEGNGSVAQAWVQGGFQPCFFFTLVPAVLLSVCLLLGALQYACYLRFGRAMEPKYIPRSPLYRAQVLLSLLLALQPFGGLLWQVGGPGRLYGYMVLHACLWALSWGCAVALLQLERTRVLAHDRTRGHGTVLLLFWALAFAAENLALVCWRSPLWWWALGDTNQKVQFGFWLLRYVCTFLLFVLGMKAPGLPHKPYMLLVNEEERDVENSQPLLQDAGRSSSTWKDFRRKLRLLAQYMWPKGNRLLQGLVLFCMALMGLERAINVFVPIYYKNIVNELTEGAPWHTLAWTVCIYVGLKFLQGGGAGSTGFVSNLRTFLWVWVQQFTNRQVQVQLFAHLHGLSLRWHLGRRTGEVLRSVDRGTSSINSLLSYIVFSIVPTVADIVIGIVYFTSVFSAWFGLIIFVCMSLYLTLTIFITEWRTKYRRDMNTRDNEAKSRAVDSLLNFETVKYYNAESYEVNRFNEAIVKYQLSEWKVSASLGLLNQTQNLVIGMGLLAGSLLCAYFVTENKLQVGDFVLFGTYIIQLYTPLNWFGTYYRMIQNSFVDMENMFELFHEEQEVKDAVNAGDLHLEAGRIEFENVHFSYVDGKEILQDVSFSVMPGQTLALVGPSGSGKSTIIRLLFRFYDVRGGCIRIDGQDISQVKQASLRTHIGVVPQDTVLFNDTIANNIRYGRVLATDEEVQEAARAADIHDRILSFPDGYSTQVGERGLKLSGGEKQRVAIARTILKGPRIILLDEATSALDTETERNIQASLAKVCAHRTSIVVAHRLSTVVGADQILVLKDGRIAERGRHEELLQKGGVYASMWLQQQQAGDEGESKERRTEKPPGSKKGP comes from the exons ATGGCGCTGCTTTGGGGCTACTGCGAGGGCAACGGCTCGGTGGCGCAGGCGTGGGTGCAGGGGGgcttccagccctgcttctTCTTCACCCTGGTGCCCGCCGTGCTGCTCAGcgtctgcctgctgctgggagccctgcagTACGCCTGCTACCTCCGTTTCGGCCGCGCCATGGAGCCCAAATACATCCCTCGCTCGCCCCTCTACCGTGCCCAagtcctgctgtccctgctgctggccctgcagccctTCGGGGGGCTGCTGTGGCAAGTAGGGGGGCCCGGGAGGCTGTACGGGTACATGGTGCTGCACGCCTGCCTCTGGGCCCTCAGCTGGGGCTGCGCCGTggccctcctgcagctggagcgCACGCGGGTGCTGGCGCACGACCGCACGCGGGGCCACGGCAccgtcctcctcctcttctgggcGCTGGCCTTCGCCGCCGAGAACCTGGCGCTGGTGTGCTGGAGGAGCCCGCTGTGGTGGTGGGCGCTGGGGGACACCAACCAGAAG GTGCAGTTTGGCTTCTGGCTGCTGCGGTACGTCTGCACCTTCCTGCTCTTTGTCCTGGGCATGAAGGCGCCGGGGCTGCCCCACAAACCCTACATGCTGCTGGTCAACGAGGAGGAGCGGGACGTGGAGAACAGCCAG CCGCTGCTGCAGGACgcgggcaggagcagctccaccTGGAAGGATTTTCGGAGGAAGCTGCGGCTGCTGGCGCAGTACATGTGGCCGAAAGGCAACCgcctgctgcaggggctggtgcTCTTCTGCATGGCTCTCATGGGGCTGGAGCGGGCCATCAACGTCTTCGTCCCCATCTACTACAAGAACATCG TGAACGAGCTGACGGAGGGTGCCCCCTGGCACACCCTGGCCTGGACCGTCTGCATCTACGTGGGGCTGAAGTTCCTGCAGGGCGGCGGCGCCG GCTCCACCGGCTTCGTGAGCAACCTGCGCACCTTCCTGTGGGTGTGGGTGCAGCAGTTCACCAACCGGCAGGTGCAGGTGCAGCTCTTCGCCCACCTCCACGGCTTGTCCCTGCGCTGGCACCTGGGCCGCCGCACCGGCGAGGTGCTGCGCAGCGTGGACCGGGGCACCAGCAGCATCAACAGCCTGCTCAG ctACATCGTCTTCAGCATCGTCCCCACCGTCGCCGACATCGTCATCGGCATCGTTTATTTCACCTCCGTCTTCAGCGCCTGGTTCGGCCTCATCATCTTCGTGTGCATGAGCCTCTACCTGA CTCTGACCATCTTCATCACCGAGTGGAGGACCAAGTACCGGCGGGACATGAACACGCGGGACAACGAGGCCAAGTCCCGGGCCGTGGATTCGCTGCTCAACTTCGAGACG GTGAAGTATTACAACGCCGAGAGCTACGAGGTGAACCGCTTCAACGAGGCCATCGTCAAGTACCAG CTCTCCGAGTGGAAGGTGAGCGCCTCGCTGGGCCTCCTCAACCAGACCCAGAACCTGGTCATCGGCATGGGGCTGCTGGCGGGGTCGCTGCTCTGCGCCTACTTCGTCACCGAGAACAAGCTGCAG GTGGGGGATTTTGTCCTCTTCGGCACCTACATCATCCAGCTCTACACACCGCTCAACTGGTTCGGGACGTACTACAG GATGATCCAAAACTCCTTCGTGGACATGGAGAACATGTTCGAGCTCTTCCAcgaggagcaggag GTGAAGGACGCGGTGAACGCCGGAGACCTGCACCTGGAGGCCGGGCGCATCGAGTTTGAGAACGTGCACTTCAGCTACGTGGACGG GAAGGAAATCCTGCAGGACGTCTCCTTCTCCGTGATGCCTGGGCAGACCCTGGCTCTG GTGGGACCCTCGGGCTCGGGGAAGAGCACCATCATCCGCCTGCTCTTCCGCTTCTACGACGTGCGGGGCGGCTGCATCCGCATCGACGGGCAGGACATCTCCCAG GTGAAGCAGGCGTCGCTGCGCACCCACATCGGGGTGGTGCCCCAGGACACGGTGCTCTTCAACGACACCATCGCCAACAACATCCGCTACGGCCGGGTCCTGGCCACCGACGAGGAGGTGCAGGAGGCAGCCCGGGCCGCCGACATCCACGACCGCATCCTTTCCTTCCCCGACG GGTACAGCACCCAGGTGGGGGAGCGGGGGCTGAAGCTGAGCGGGGGGGAGAAGCAGCGCGTGGCCATCGCGCGCACCATCCTGAAGGGCCCCCGCATCATCCTGCTGGACGAG GCCACCTCCGCGCTGGACACGGAGACGGAGAGGAACATCCAGGCCTCCCTGGCCAAGGTGTGCGCCCACCGCACCAGCATCGTCGTGGCACACAG GCTCTCCACCGTGGTGGGCGCAGACCAGATCCTGGTGCTCAAGGACGGGCGGATTGCAGAGCGCGGGAG GCacgaggagctgctgcagaagggcGGCGTGTACGCCAGcatgtggctgcagcagcagcaggctggggacgAGGGCGAGAGCAAGGAGCGGCGCACCGAGAAGCCCCCCGGCAGCAAGAAGGGGCCGTGA
- the ZFAND2B gene encoding AN1-type zinc finger protein 2B, with protein MEFPELGEHCSWAPCQRLDFLPLKCDACQQIFCTDHVAYAQHACTSAYKKDVQVPVCPLCNTPVPVRRGEMPDVLVGEHIDRHCKADPAQRQRKIFTNKCLKPGCKQKEMMKVICEQCHKNYCLKHRHPLDHDCSGAGHSLSKAGHAALARAQASSSKAASTASSGAARPADSPSARGRAAASQAPSTSPPAAVLQNGLSEEEALQRALELSLAESARGSAQPPSTQEEEDLALAQALSASEAEYQQLQRQAHGSKPSNCSMS; from the exons ATGGAGTTCCCGGAGCTGGGGGAGCACTGCTCGTGGGCCCCCTGCCAGCGCCTGG ATTTCCTGCCCCTCAAGTGCGACGCCTGCCAGCAAATCTTCTGCACCGACCACGTCGCCTACGCCCAGCACGCCTGCACCTCCGCCTACAAGAAG GACGTTCAGGTCCCCGTGTGCCCGCTCTGCAACACGCCGGTGCCCGTGAGGCGCGGGGAGATGCCCGACGTGCTGGTGGGCGAGCACATCGACCGCCACTGCAAGGCCGACCCCGCGCAGCGCCAGCGCAAG ATCTTCACCAACAAGTGCTTGAAGCCCGGCTGCAAGCAGAAGGAGATGATGAAGGTGATCTGCGAGCAGTGCCACAAGAACTACTGCCTGAAGCACCGGCACCCCCTGGACCACGACTGCAGCGGGGCCGGCCACTCGCTCTCCAAAGCTGG GCACGCCGCGCTCGCTAGGGCTCAGGCGTCCTCCTCCAAAGCAGCGAGCACAGCAAGCAGTGGAGCTGCCCGGCCCGCAGACAGCCCCTCGGCCAG GGGCAGAGCGGCCGCGTCCCaggcccccagcacctccccgcCGGCTGCCGTGCTGCAGAACGGCCTG agCGAGGAGGAAGCGCTGCAGCGCGCTCTGGAGCTGTCCCTGGCGGAGTCAGCGCGGGGCTCGGCGCAGCCGCCCAG CacgcaggaggaggaggacctGGCACTGGCACAGGCGCTGTCGGCAAGCGAAGCCGAATACCAGCAGCTGCAGCGGCAG GCGCACGGCTCGAAGCCCTCCAACTGCAGCATGTCCTAG
- the RETREG2 gene encoding reticulophagy regulator 2, with the protein MASARADEGQEAAAAAAAVAEGEEEEEEEEEEEEEEEAAVERLAAALRQRLRGWEAALAAAQRLLVWERPLHSLLSAAALGGGLWLFSSTSLRPLFLLSMSLLGVLLLERWKPRFLFDFSAQPSEEPGGDSEGVTSGAQPHLLSVPELCHCLAESWVTFRLYLQELLQYKRQNPAKFCMSVCSGCLILAVVGHYVPGIMISYIILLSILLWPLVVYHELIQRMYTRLEPVLMKLDYSMKAETLHHKHEKKKRQGKSEPAAGDEPTAETESESEAELSGFSPVVDVKKTALALSITDSELSDEEASILESGGFSVSRATTPQLTDVSEDLDQQSLHSEPEESFSKDLAEFPSVEEYHSRDLGPQSDEDAFGVPLGPELAHAARELDSAEKEAADSELSILRLASPLHFVNTHFNGSGQAAGGGGEPETVPAPGLGICIDTLSEEIVTTAITTAVQNTLSALLRSSEASEGPSLSEFLPTEPEEKLSFQAQLSESEAVETETAASPEEEEEAEDFELLDQRELEQMDVELGLGEEQEAEESPAAPAPASPSPAPAELPKQGDEEEAAMPAASTS; encoded by the exons atggCGAGCGCCCGGGCTGACGAAgggcaggaggcggcggcggcagcggcagcggtggctgagggagaagaggaggaagaggaggaggaggaggaggaagaggaggaagaggcgGCCGTGGAGCGCTTGGCGGCGGCGCTGCGGCagcggctgcggggctgggaggcGGCGCTGGCGGCGGCGCAGCGGCTGCTGGTGTGGGAGAGgcccctgcacagcctgctcAGCGCCGCCGCGCTCGGAGGGGGCCTCTG GTTGTTTTCCTCCACCTCCCTGAGACCCCTCTTTCTCCTCAGCATGTCGCTCCTCGGCGTCCTCTTGCTGGAGAGGTGGAAGCCCAGGTTCCTGTTTGACTTCTCAG CACAGCCATCGGAGgagccaggaggggacag CGAGGGGGTGACTTCAGGGGCACAGCCTCACCTGCTCAGTGTCCCTGAGCTGTGCCACTGCCTGGCAGAGAGCTGGGTCACCTTCAGGCTGTACCTGCAGGAACTGCTACAGTACAAGAGGCAAAATCCTGCCAAG tTCTGCATGAGCGTCTGTTCGGGCTGCCTGATTCTGGCTGTGGTTGGACACTATGTTCCAGGCATCATGATCTCCTACATCATCT TGCTCAGCATTCTTCTCTGGCCGTTGGTGGTCTATCACGAGCTGATCCAGAGGATGTACACGCGATTGGAGCCTGTCCTGATGAAACTGGACTACAGTATGAAGGCAGAGACGCTGCACCACAAGCACGAGAAGAAGA AGCGCCAAGGGAAGAGTGAGCCTGCAGCAGGTGATGAGCCAACGGCAGAGACGGAGAGTGAGAGCGAGGCAGAGCTCTCGGGCTTCTCCCCAGTG GTGGATGTGAAGAAAACTGCCCTGGCACTGTCGATCACAGATTCTGAGCTCTCTGACGAGGAGGCTTCCATCCTGGAGAGCGGGGGCTTTTCTGTCTCAAGGGCTACCACCCCACAGCTGACGGATGTTTCTGAAG ACCTGGATCAGCAGAGTCTGCACAGCGAGCCAGAGGAGTCGTTTTCCAAGGACCTGGCAGAGTTTCCCTCCGTGGAAGAATATCATTCCAGAGATCTGGGACCACAGAGCGATGAAGATGCATTCGGTGTGCCTCTGGGTCCCGAGCTTGCCCACGCTGCCCGTGAGCTGGACTCGGCAGAGAAGGAGGCTGCGGACTCTGAGCTCTCCATCCTTCGCCTCGCGTCTCCTCTGCATTTTGTAAATACGCACTTCAACGGGAGCGGGCAAGCggcaggaggcggcggggagcccGAGACTGTCCCTGCGCCGGGCCTGGGCATCTGCATCGACACGCTGAGCGAGGAGATCGTCACCACTGCCATTACCACGGCGGTGCAGAACAccctctctgccctgctgcGCTCCTCGGAGGCCAGCGAGGGGCCCTCCCTCTCCGAGTTCCTCCCCACTGAGCCCGAAGAGAAACTGAGCTTCCAAGCGCAGCTGTCGGAGAGCGAAGCGGTGGAGACGGAGACCGCAGCTTCaccggaggaggaggaggaagcggAAGACTTTGAGCTGCTGGAtcagagggagctggagcaAATGGATGTGGAGCTGGGGCTTGGGGAGGAGCAGGAAGCTGAAGAGTCTCCTGCTGCTCCGGCTCCGGCTTCCCCCTCTCCTGCACCCGCTGAGCTGCCAAAGCAAGGAGACGAGGAGGAGGCAGCGATGCCAGCAGCGTCTACGTCTTAG
- the CNPPD1 gene encoding protein CNPPD1, with protein MELGGLLLDEEGAFSLSGFQEFTFLPRHQQLSERVRKRLYYGWEKDCSLDNLSSPVADIAVELLQKVAPSPIRRLQKKYVSHVSREACISPCSMMLALVYIERLRHRNPEYLQQISSSDLFLISMMVASKYLYDEGEEEEVFNDEWGAAGKVDVQTMNTLEMNFLSAIDWSLYTDPRELFEVLSWLEGRVAEKQGTWRGWFTYTDLCVLMEQSAWQQALGQFYQQVLKLACLLGVLYLTGFASLFASVAVVHRAVCTRSSSPAALRPAPFPVGAGCQLGARPAPNPEREQPQLPADVPPGGGGGSSSRCLGDNETAEEQRRRGGVTATALYLWGSVMTALSYPKAPDLAPQRSPPHAPLRKVPNACERSNRTAPAAAPRQHGPFGLDALPAPPALHCRSCSAPAGPAWGKSPNREDWLDPLGLRQCSLHTALDLGRIKSFIFPS; from the exons atggagctgggcGGGCTGCTGCTGGATGAGGAGGGCGCCTTCTCGCTCAGCGGCTTCCAGGAGTTCACG ttccTGCCCCGGCACCAGCAGCTGAGCGAGAGGGTGCGCAAGCGGCTCTACTATGGCTGGGAGAAGGACTGCAGCCTGGACAACCTCTCCAGCCCCGTGGCGG ATATCGCggtggagctgctgcagaaagtgGCTCCCAGCCCTATCCGCAGGCTCCAGAAGAAATACGTGTCCCACGTGTCTCG GGAAGCTTGCATCTCGCCCTGCTCCATGATGCTGGCCCTGGTTTATATCGAGAGACTCCGGCACCGGAACCCCGAATACCTCCAGCAGATCTCGTCTTCAGACCTCTTCCTGATCTCCATG ATGGTTGCCAGCAAGTACCTGTACGacgagggggaggaggaggaggtgttcAACGACGAGTGGGGAGCAGCGGGGAAGGTGGACGTCCAGACCATGAACACGCTGGAGATGAACTTCCTGAGCGCCATC GACTGGAGCCTCTACACAGACCCCCGGGAGCTGTTTGAAGTGCTGAGCTGGCTGGAAGGACG CGTGGCGGAGAAGCAGGGCACGTGGCGCGGCTGGTTCACCTACACGGATCTCTGCGTCCTCATGGAGCAGTCGGCGTGGCAGCAAGCCTTGGGCCAGTTCTACCAGCAAGTGCTGAAG CTGGCCTGCCTGCTGGGCGTGCTGTACCTCACCGGCTTCGCCTCCCTCTTCGCCTCCGTCGCCGTCGTGCACCGCGCTGTCTGCACCAGGAGCTccagccccgcagccctccGCCCCGCCCCGTTCCCCGTGGGGGCTGGCTGCCAGCTGGGCGCTCGGCCGGCCCCAAACCCCGAacgggagcagccccagctgcccgCCGACGTCCCCccgggtggcggcggcggcagcagcagccgctgcTTGGGGGACAACGAGACGGCCGAGGAGCAGCGGCGCCGCGGCGGCGTCACGGCCACCGCTCTCTACCTGTGGGGCAGCGTGATGACGGCTCTGTCCTACCCCAAAGCCCCCGACCTCGCCCCGCAGCGGAGCCCTCCGCACGCCCCTCTTCGGAAAGTGCCCAACGCCTGCGAGAGATCCAACCGCACCgcccccgccgctgccccccgccaACACGGCCCCTTCGGACTCGACGCACTGCCGGCCCCTCCGGCCCTGCACTGCCGCTCCTGCTCGGCCCCCGCGGGCCCTGCGTGGGGCAAATCCCCCAACCGTGAGGACTGGCTGGACCCCCTGGGGCTGAGGCAGTGCTCCTTGCACACAGCCCTGGATCTCGGCAGAATcaagagctttatttttcccagctAG
- the SLC23A3 gene encoding solute carrier family 23 member 3, whose translation MNGGGQRAPGAGSPALPACSPLKMCSWVLSCCLALQHLAVQASLLCTFHLLLLPALPEGQPRTPAAGELLARSLFACGVSALLQTSLGSRLPLVQIPSFEYLVPAVVLSSHLSRTDGNGTAAASLREVSGAVVVSGLIQLALGMSGVCGWAARRCGPMVLAPSLSVIGLSAYKDAASLCSSSWGVALLLMLLTVTFSQHLGSCRLPFCAWPRAPGGSVEPPVPTLRTLSVLLPFAAVCGVCAILQHLRVPWDSPDPTTARFPWANSTFQPPWLQLPYSGEWPLLTPRALAVGIAMAVGCSVNSAGCYVLCGRLLRAPRPPRDACNRGLCAEGLGSLLAGLLGAAGGTAASVANTCAGGLTQDGSRLSVQVSALACVALGTSPRLAALLTRIPLAVHGGVLCVTYAVAVGTGISYFQYADIDSGRNIFIVGFAMFMALLVPRWLGAAPAHLATGWVPLDLLFLSLLMVPVFLTGFLSFFLENTVSGTPEERGLLQKTGAGDGERGKASSVYGLPAGLRRLLPSCKAFPCCFLCPGREEEEEEEEEKEEEDEEDGCRAAEEGTAAAGEGTRLLLKPGSGEAQDRQPGQEEMLAWHTGA comes from the exons atgaATGGGGGCGGCCAGCGAGCGCCTGGGGCCGGCAGCCCCGCTCTCCCGGCCTGCTCCCCGCTGAAGATGTGCTcctgggtgctgagctgctgcttggccCTGCAG CACCTCGCCGTGCAGgcctccctgctctgcaccttccacctgctcctgctgcctgccctgcccgaGGGGCAGCCCCGCACCCCGGCCGCCGGCGAGCTGCTGGCACGCAGCCTCTTCGCCTGCGGCGTCTCCGCGCTGCTGCAGACCTCCCTGGGGAGCCG cctgccgCTGGTTCAAATCCCATCGTTCGAGTACCTGGTCCCGGccgtggtgctgagctcccaCCTGTCCCGCACGGATGGGAACG GCACGGCTGCGGCCTCGCTGCGAgag GTCTCCGGAGCCGTGGTGGTGTCGGGGCTGATCCAGCTGGCTCTGGGGATGTCGGGTGTGTGCGGCTGGGCAGCGCGGCGCTGCGGGCCCATGGTGCTGGCCCCCAGCCTCTCCGTCATCGGGCTGAGCGCCTACAAGGACGCcgcctccctctgctcctccagctggggGGTAGCCCTGCT GCTCATGCTCCTCACCGTCACCTTCTCGCAGCACCTGGGGTCCTGCCGCCTGCCCTTCTGCGCCTGGCCCCgtgccccggggggctccgtgGAGCCGCCCGTCCCCACCCTGCGCACGCTCTCG GTACTGCTCCCCTTCGCTGCCGTCTGCGGCGTCTGCGCCATCCTCCAGCACCTCCGCGTCCCCTGGGACTCACCGGACCCAACCACAGCACGCTTCCCCTGGGCCAACAGCACCTTCCAGCCCCCTTGGCTCCAGCTGCCCTATTCAG GCGAGTGGCCGCTGCTCACCCCCCGGGCGCTGGCGGTGGGCATCGCCATGGCCGTGGGCTGCAGCGTGAACTCGGCGGGCTGCTACGTGCTCTGCGGGAGGCTGCTGAGGGCTCCCCGGCCGCCCCGGGACGCCTGCAACCGGGGGCTGTGCGCCGAGGGGCTGGGCAGCCTCCTGGCCGGGCTGCTGGGCGCCGCGGGGGGCACGGCCGCCAGCGTCGCCAACACCTGCGCCGGCGGCCTCACGCAG GACGGCTCTCGGCTCTCGGTGCAGGTCAGCGCGCTGGCGTGCGTGGCGCTGGGCACGTCCCCGAGGCTGGCGGCGCTCCTCACCCGCATCCCGCTGGCGGTGCACG GTGGGGTGCTCTGCGTCACCTACGCAGTGGCCGTGGGCACGGGGATCTCCTACTTCCAGTACGCCGACATCGACTCGGGGAGGAACATCTTCATCGTCGGTTTTGCCATGTTCATGGCGCTGCTGGTGCCGCGGTGGCTCGGCGCGGCTCCGGCACACTTGGCCACAG GCTGGGTGCCCCTggacctcctcttcctctccctgctcatGGTTCCCGTCTTTTTAACCGGCTTCTTGTCCTTCTTCCTGGAGAACACGGTCTCAG GAACCCCGGAGGAGCGAGGGCTGCTGCAGAAAACCGGGGCTGGCGACGGAGAGAGGGGCAAAGCCAGCTCCGTCTACGGGCTGCCCGCCGGGCTGAGGAgactgctgccctcctgcaaagccttcccctgctgcttcctctgcccGGGgcgcgaggaggaggaggaggaggaagaggagaaggaggaggaagatgaagaggatGGCTGCCGTGCGGCCGAGGAGGGGACTGCTGCCGCAGGGGAAGGGACACGGCTGCTGCTGAAGCCCGGCAGCGGGGAGGCGCAGGACAGGCAGCCAGGCCAGGAGGAGATGCTTGCATGGCACACGGGGGCCTGA